One window of Methanogenium organophilum genomic DNA carries:
- the speB gene encoding agmatinase, with translation MQYFNNNLFADADTPYQDARYVIFGVPFDGTTSFMAGTRDGPDAIRKVSYNFEQFLPEFGYTLSEAGIHDLGNLEVASVPEDVISAVEEITCQIRKDGKIPIVLGGEHSITLGSYRAFSSECFVVCDAHLDLREEFGNTPYNHACITRRVNEAGAKETFIIGARSGTEEEYEFAKNLNLYSADCVRERGITDILDEISRKIAGRSVYLSIDADAIDCCLTPGLGTPEPFGITHFDVRDVIRRIGPLAEAFDYMEVCPIDAGQTAAVAAKLIREFIAAHQIKNEK, from the coding sequence ATGCAATATTTCAACAACAATCTTTTTGCGGATGCTGATACGCCCTATCAGGATGCCCGCTATGTCATCTTTGGAGTACCGTTCGATGGAACAACATCATTCATGGCCGGTACACGCGATGGACCTGACGCAATCCGAAAAGTCAGCTATAATTTCGAACAGTTTCTTCCGGAATTCGGGTACACGCTGAGTGAAGCGGGAATTCATGATCTCGGCAACCTGGAGGTGGCGTCAGTTCCCGAAGACGTAATTTCCGCAGTTGAAGAGATTACCTGCCAGATTCGAAAGGATGGGAAAATCCCCATTGTTCTGGGAGGGGAACACAGCATTACTCTTGGTTCGTACAGGGCATTTTCTTCAGAATGCTTTGTCGTCTGTGATGCCCACCTTGACCTGAGAGAAGAATTCGGAAACACGCCATATAACCATGCCTGCATCACGCGCAGAGTGAATGAAGCAGGGGCAAAAGAGACATTTATTATCGGCGCGCGAAGCGGTACGGAAGAAGAATATGAGTTTGCAAAGAACCTGAACCTCTATTCCGCGGATTGCGTCAGAGAACGGGGGATTACTGACATTCTTGACGAAATTTCCAGAAAGATTGCAGGAAGAAGTGTGTATCTGTCCATTGATGCAGATGCAATTGACTGTTGCCTAACCCCCGGCCTGGGTACACCGGAACCGTTTGGCATTACGCATTTTGATGTGCGGGATGTCATAAGAAGAATCGGACCCCTTGCAGAGGCCTTTGATTATATGGAAGTCTGCCCCATTGATGCCGGACAGACAGCAGCAGTGGCAGCAAAACTGATCCGGGAATTTATTGCAGCCCACCAGATAAAAAACGAAAAATAA
- a CDS encoding response regulator: MGRILVVDDTLFMRTLLKNILFSGNHDIVGEAEDGEDAVQKFKSLQPDLITMDIVMPKKNGIEALKEIMSINPGAKVIMCTAVGQEQMVKLAIKTGAKGYIVKPFQAPKVLEEINNVLKS, from the coding sequence ATGGGAAGGATTCTGGTCGTTGATGATACCCTCTTTATGAGAACGCTTCTGAAAAATATCCTGTTCTCCGGTAACCACGATATTGTAGGTGAAGCGGAAGACGGAGAGGATGCAGTTCAAAAATTTAAATCACTCCAGCCCGATCTCATTACAATGGATATTGTAATGCCAAAGAAAAACGGAATTGAAGCATTAAAAGAAATAATGTCGATAAACCCTGGGGCAAAAGTGATTATGTGTACTGCTGTCGGACAGGAACAGATGGTAAAACTTGCTATTAAAACGGGTGCCAAAGGATATATTGTAAAACCATTCCAGGCACCAAAAGTGTTGGAAGAGATAAACAACGTACTCAAATCATAA
- a CDS encoding flagellin, translating to MLKIMNRDEGFTGLEAAIVLIAFVVVAAVFSYVVLGAGFFTTQKSQEVVYTSVEMASSNLEVIGDVYGLAADTATGVDTIRFTVGLSAGGSPVDFSTVQMVFATEDTVEILNATSGHTDALSGTDKEWNITDGVTGTDLLLEDQDKFTILAHPTDELTENEEFNLEIRPSVGAAFGLKRTIPAKINSVNLLY from the coding sequence ATGCTGAAAATTATGAACCGTGATGAAGGGTTCACCGGTCTTGAGGCTGCAATTGTGCTCATTGCATTTGTGGTCGTTGCCGCTGTGTTCTCATACGTGGTCTTGGGTGCAGGTTTCTTCACCACACAGAAATCTCAGGAAGTTGTTTATACCAGTGTTGAGATGGCATCATCCAACCTGGAAGTGATTGGTGATGTGTATGGTCTGGCTGCAGATACAGCAACTGGTGTGGACACCATCCGCTTTACTGTCGGCCTGTCTGCTGGTGGATCACCCGTTGATTTCTCAACCGTACAGATGGTATTTGCAACCGAAGATACTGTTGAGATTCTGAATGCAACTTCAGGACACACGGATGCACTTTCTGGTACTGATAAGGAATGGAACATTACCGATGGCGTTACTGGGACAGATTTACTGCTTGAAGACCAGGATAAGTTCACAATTCTTGCACACCCAACCGATGAACTGACTGAAAACGAGGAATTCAACCTTGAGATTCGTCCGTCTGTAGGTGCAGCGTTTGGTCTGAAGAGGACCATCCCTGCAAAGATTAACTCAGTAAATCTTCTCTACTAA
- the flaJ gene encoding archaellar assembly protein FlaJ yields MFESFTENIREKSGGKMPFEDSGKKIQAFFSQISENKRMGSDLLFMVTYMASILSADISRPEIFAYTASRKEYITTKYILKVETFVKRWNYNYAKALEMVADRTKNPMLSSMFTRYGNSIASGVPDNEFILLELSTIRSVYRNHFEQGIEMVKKWGDAYIALMLSATIVSIIIMVSVAIYAPDDLETTLNTSYLLTIGISVFGIGTMYRAIPGDQKCHELPGKGSYEQKMIRKMERFIIPIVIITTIILLIGGFNAGLIYLLIGILLAPLGIFGIIDDTNIIHRDADFSVFIRSLGTIMGGKGLTVTYALAEIDAKTLKVLSEFIQSVYSKMNLGLDENMVWERFIEESGSNLISKYLNIFRDSIKLGGNPSEVARIVSSSMLEQTLLREKRDMLSTGFIVLLIPMHVAMIAIFMFLYQILVSMSHAVTAVMASFDQTSAAMSDSVTSVGGSMSGMVNIFVNFPEDKMGTYIAIVVLIITIANIIAGKIVKGGSNYLYYAFGSILFSLTGVIYIVTPFIVDMLFQIPVFGGG; encoded by the coding sequence ATGTTTGAATCATTCACTGAAAATATCCGTGAAAAATCAGGAGGGAAGATGCCCTTTGAAGATTCCGGAAAAAAAATCCAGGCGTTTTTTTCCCAGATCTCAGAAAATAAACGAATGGGTTCAGACCTCCTTTTTATGGTTACATACATGGCTTCAATTCTCAGTGCTGATATATCCCGGCCTGAAATTTTTGCATACACCGCGTCACGAAAAGAATACATCACAACGAAATACATCTTAAAAGTTGAGACATTCGTTAAACGGTGGAATTATAATTATGCAAAAGCCCTCGAAATGGTAGCTGATAGAACTAAAAATCCCATGCTTTCCAGTATGTTCACACGATATGGAAATTCAATTGCGTCAGGAGTGCCTGATAATGAATTCATCTTACTGGAATTATCCACGATAAGAAGTGTTTACCGAAACCATTTCGAACAGGGTATAGAGATGGTGAAAAAGTGGGGAGATGCATACATCGCCCTGATGCTTTCTGCAACAATTGTCAGCATCATCATCATGGTCTCTGTTGCCATTTATGCACCTGATGATCTGGAAACAACACTGAATACCTCATATCTCCTGACAATTGGCATTTCCGTATTTGGCATAGGAACAATGTACCGTGCAATTCCCGGTGATCAGAAATGCCACGAACTTCCGGGCAAAGGAAGTTATGAACAGAAAATGATACGTAAAATGGAACGTTTCATTATTCCTATTGTAATCATTACGACGATCATTCTCTTAATCGGGGGATTTAATGCAGGCCTTATTTATCTGTTAATTGGAATTCTCCTTGCCCCTCTCGGAATATTTGGAATCATTGATGATACAAATATTATCCATCGGGATGCAGACTTTTCTGTATTTATCAGAAGTCTTGGGACGATAATGGGTGGAAAAGGTCTTACGGTTACCTATGCTCTGGCTGAAATCGATGCAAAAACTTTGAAGGTTCTCTCTGAATTTATTCAGTCCGTTTATTCAAAGATGAATCTGGGTTTGGACGAAAATATGGTATGGGAACGGTTCATTGAAGAATCAGGAAGTAATCTCATATCAAAATATCTGAATATTTTTCGCGACTCAATAAAACTTGGTGGGAACCCATCAGAAGTTGCACGAATTGTCAGCTCTTCCATGCTCGAACAGACATTATTGCGTGAAAAACGGGATATGCTCTCTACAGGATTTATTGTTCTTCTTATTCCCATGCATGTGGCAATGATTGCGATATTTATGTTCCTCTATCAAATATTAGTCTCAATGTCACATGCAGTAACTGCTGTTATGGCTTCATTTGATCAGACAAGCGCTGCAATGAGCGATTCAGTTACTTCCGTCGGAGGATCAATGTCAGGTATGGTTAATATCTTTGTCAATTTTCCGGAAGATAAAATGGGGACATATATAGCAATTGTTGTGTTAATAATAACTATCGCTAATATCATTGCCGGAAAAATTGTTAAAGGCGGCTCAAATTACCTTTATTACGCATTTGGAAGTATATTATTCAGTCTTACCGGTGTAATTTATATCGTAACTCCGTTTATTGTTGATATGCTGTTCCAGATTCCGGTATTTGGAGGAGGATAA
- a CDS encoding CheF family chemotaxis protein, whose protein sequence is MKTIPVKFEAEGKWIPSKIGIDETSIHIPEPIDAQIPIKSIDDVQQKKNVLIISVGETTYRLATVPKALTVLKRVILMGCSGYRLMAYFRSPAIRGGVMVKNSQWEKGAINVLKTGIWFVSQNNQICVPIEDVSAIEQTKRDVQGMDKEVVKIDHVETGEVSTSFVLCPPTTLQILYNYLTDATKDSSLEGELDPLSGQVAMLVYSGMDTHSIEGMLEKTQKDIDGIYDKMLELGLIEVVQTRREVKLTTKGVRFVTEAVKPPSP, encoded by the coding sequence ATGAAAACAATACCAGTCAAATTCGAAGCAGAAGGCAAATGGATCCCATCAAAAATCGGAATCGACGAAACCTCCATCCATATACCCGAACCAATAGACGCACAGATTCCGATCAAATCAATTGATGACGTCCAGCAAAAAAAGAATGTTCTCATCATTTCTGTTGGAGAAACCACATATAGATTAGCTACAGTACCCAAGGCACTCACGGTGTTAAAACGGGTAATACTTATGGGGTGCTCAGGATATCGACTCATGGCATATTTTAGGTCTCCTGCCATCAGGGGCGGGGTGATGGTGAAAAATTCGCAATGGGAAAAGGGAGCGATAAATGTACTCAAAACCGGAATATGGTTCGTTAGCCAAAATAATCAGATATGTGTTCCCATAGAAGATGTTTCAGCAATTGAACAGACAAAAAGAGATGTACAGGGAATGGATAAAGAGGTTGTAAAGATTGATCATGTGGAAACCGGTGAAGTCTCGACAAGTTTTGTTCTCTGTCCTCCGACAACTCTGCAGATTCTCTACAATTATCTTACTGATGCCACCAAAGACAGTTCGCTGGAGGGGGAACTCGATCCGCTTTCGGGCCAGGTAGCGATGCTGGTATATAGCGGAATGGATACCCATTCAATCGAGGGAATGCTGGAAAAAACTCAGAAAGATATTGATGGGATCTATGACAAGATGCTGGAACTTGGATTGATTGAAGTTGTCCAGACACGTCGCGAAGTAAAACTGACCACAAAGGGTGTTCGGTTCGTAACTGAGGCGGTGAAACCACCATCCCCATAA
- a CDS encoding flagellin → MSSETFTTAIFLITAIVAAAILVNAFFPVIYSATSTFTESSQSTDERLRTDVKIVNAYAESDGDAKIWIKNIGSLRIADSDISSSDVYFGIPGGFDYMVYTTGTTPSSGQWTFSIREDAGTPNEYWDSGETVEITLTGNSSALSTGEYTYFQFVLPNGVSVSTQYTVS, encoded by the coding sequence ATGTCAAGTGAAACATTCACAACAGCAATATTTCTCATTACGGCAATTGTAGCCGCTGCGATATTGGTGAATGCATTTTTTCCTGTAATCTACTCGGCAACCAGTACATTTACCGAATCATCACAAAGCACAGATGAACGATTGCGAACAGATGTGAAAATTGTAAATGCATATGCAGAATCCGATGGTGATGCAAAAATCTGGATCAAAAATATCGGATCATTGCGAATTGCAGATTCCGACATATCTTCTTCTGATGTATATTTCGGAATTCCTGGAGGCTTTGATTATATGGTTTATACCACAGGAACAACCCCTTCAAGCGGTCAATGGACATTTTCCATACGAGAAGATGCCGGCACACCAAATGAATATTGGGATTCCGGTGAAACTGTTGAAATAACACTGACCGGAAACTCTTCTGCATTATCAACCGGGGAGTATACCTATTTCCAGTTTGTACTACCCAACGGAGTGTCTGTCTCAACCCAGTACACAGTATCATAG
- a CDS encoding flagellar protein FlaF, with the protein MGSASLIATAIALVLLIVTAYVVVGGILATSDIVTMSQSERFSLQESRLHTSIDIFDITVLNETHTLTMIVNNSGNEKISQFKYMDIYMIYPGAEPILAPYTETPSTENTWSVSSISPDIVHPNELDPGESATITVTYTTGIIPLWIKIATPNGVYDSAYINS; encoded by the coding sequence ATGGGAAGTGCAAGCCTTATTGCAACTGCGATCGCTCTGGTGCTTTTGATAGTAACTGCATATGTTGTAGTTGGAGGAATACTTGCTACCTCAGATATCGTAACCATGTCACAGTCTGAGAGGTTCAGTCTTCAGGAATCCAGACTCCATACCTCTATTGATATTTTTGACATCACCGTCTTAAATGAAACGCATACCCTCACGATGATTGTTAATAATAGTGGGAATGAGAAGATCTCGCAGTTTAAGTACATGGATATATATATGATCTATCCAGGGGCAGAACCAATACTTGCACCGTACACGGAGACACCCAGTACAGAAAACACCTGGTCTGTATCCAGTATTTCGCCTGATATTGTCCATCCAAATGAGCTTGATCCCGGAGAATCGGCGACAATAACCGTAACATACACCACAGGAATCATTCCGTTATGGATAAAAATTGCCACTCCAAACGGAGTATATGATTCAGCATATATAAACAGCTGA
- a CDS encoding type II/IV secretion system ATPase subunit, protein MGALSASINLPFTPEEVDESILYDEKSIESSALYRMLPANAKEYVKQAPHLLEYLNIFPVNTFGIPLFFSELTRDVKGMENPNIIYPVSDMTFIHIFPDENDVRNYYIPIEPSFLHSVTEILPHVEKKLVDFIDSFEEDPVTDDERTEVLRRVMREITHTLTPDEDISALTTGDKQQTGLKGRIIEFLNTDFTEKKEQKKSKLPEIPTTPEGKLILTQMEYNSVEYLLIRDKIHMGILEPFLNDPYIEDITCDGVGPIFIEHKIFKGLKSAVEFRQSNEIDDFVIRMAERIKRPLTYRDPIVDATLPDGSRINIVYGTEISKHGSNFTIRKFSEEPASILQLIEWNTTDYMVAAYLWICLEYGMSLFVSGETASGKTTSLNAITTFLAPENKIVTIEDTPELTVPHKNWTRQVSKGKGSGEGESGSVTMFDLLRAALRQRPNQILVGEIRGSEGSVAFGAMQTGHPVMSTFHAASVEKLIQRLCSDPINIPISHVDNLNIVIIQSAVRRPNGDMVRRMLSVNELVGYDPETGGFSFVAMFVWNPVTDTFDFPGKGSSFLLENKIATLLGMPDDKRADIYQEVEKRARILERLHKAGYTGFWDLYHMITKIKKQGLLKIEI, encoded by the coding sequence ATGGGGGCATTAAGCGCTTCGATCAATCTTCCGTTCACACCGGAGGAAGTTGATGAATCAATATTATATGATGAGAAATCAATCGAATCCAGCGCATTATACCGAATGCTCCCCGCGAATGCAAAGGAATACGTAAAACAGGCACCGCATCTCCTTGAATATCTCAATATATTTCCGGTAAATACCTTTGGAATTCCACTCTTTTTCTCAGAACTGACTCGTGATGTCAAAGGAATGGAAAACCCGAATATCATTTACCCTGTGAGTGATATGACATTCATCCACATTTTTCCGGATGAAAATGATGTCAGAAACTACTACATTCCCATTGAACCTTCATTTCTTCACAGTGTAACGGAAATATTGCCTCACGTTGAAAAAAAACTGGTAGACTTCATCGACAGTTTTGAAGAAGACCCGGTTACTGATGATGAACGAACAGAGGTTCTTCGCCGTGTGATGCGGGAAATTACACACACCCTAACCCCCGATGAGGATATTTCTGCACTCACTACAGGAGATAAACAACAAACGGGATTAAAAGGGAGAATCATTGAATTTCTGAATACTGATTTTACTGAAAAGAAAGAGCAGAAAAAATCCAAACTTCCAGAAATTCCAACAACCCCGGAAGGAAAACTGATTCTCACACAAATGGAATACAATTCCGTTGAATATCTTCTGATTCGTGATAAAATTCACATGGGAATTCTGGAACCATTCTTAAATGATCCATATATTGAGGATATTACCTGTGACGGTGTGGGCCCAATATTTATTGAACATAAAATATTTAAAGGTCTGAAATCTGCAGTAGAATTCAGGCAATCCAATGAAATTGATGATTTTGTTATCCGCATGGCAGAACGTATCAAACGGCCGCTTACCTATCGTGATCCAATTGTTGATGCAACCCTTCCCGATGGGTCAAGGATCAACATCGTTTACGGAACTGAGATCAGTAAACATGGTTCAAACTTTACGATACGTAAATTCAGTGAAGAACCGGCAAGTATCCTCCAGTTGATCGAATGGAATACAACAGACTACATGGTTGCTGCCTATTTATGGATCTGTTTGGAATATGGCATGTCCCTCTTTGTCAGCGGTGAAACTGCATCGGGAAAAACAACGAGCCTGAATGCAATAACTACCTTTCTGGCACCGGAAAATAAGATTGTAACCATAGAAGATACACCAGAACTGACCGTACCTCACAAAAACTGGACACGGCAGGTCTCAAAAGGAAAAGGAAGCGGGGAAGGAGAGAGTGGTTCGGTTACCATGTTTGATCTCCTGCGGGCAGCACTGCGACAACGGCCAAACCAGATTCTTGTTGGTGAGATCAGAGGTTCAGAGGGATCAGTTGCATTTGGTGCTATGCAGACAGGTCACCCGGTCATGAGTACATTCCACGCAGCGTCTGTTGAAAAACTCATCCAGCGTCTCTGTAGTGACCCGATAAATATCCCTATCAGTCATGTAGATAACCTGAATATCGTGATCATTCAGAGTGCGGTACGCAGACCAAATGGTGACATGGTGCGTAGAATGCTTTCTGTGAATGAACTGGTAGGCTACGACCCTGAAACCGGCGGTTTTTCTTTTGTTGCAATGTTTGTCTGGAATCCGGTAACGGATACATTTGATTTTCCCGGAAAAGGAAGCAGTTTTCTTCTGGAAAATAAAATCGCAACGCTTCTTGGAATGCCCGATGACAAGAGAGCGGATATTTATCAGGAAGTTGAGAAACGGGCCCGAATCCTGGAACGGCTGCACAAAGCAGGATATACAGGATTCTGGGATCTGTATCATATGATTACAAAGATCAAAAAACAGGGCCTTCTTAAAATTGAGATCTGA
- a CDS encoding ATPase domain-containing protein codes for MSNSNGLGDLLGGDDRRILSTGYPDIDKKLADGLPLESLTLIEGENDTGKSVITQQIIWGGLKAGMDVDIYTSENTAKSFLSQMDSMSLDISDYFAWGHLRIFPMHTIGFEWGEDEMHGILRRIITHMRESKADVIIIDSLTLLTESTNSADLLAFLTNCKTLVDTEKTILITLHTYAFEEDTLVRIRSICDAHLMMKRALVGQKYVMIMEVVKIRGARKTTGNIVSFEVHPGFGMKIIPISMARV; via the coding sequence ATGAGTAATAGCAATGGATTGGGAGATTTGTTGGGAGGAGATGACAGGAGAATTCTTTCAACAGGATATCCTGATATTGACAAGAAACTTGCGGACGGTCTTCCGCTGGAGTCTCTCACCCTCATTGAAGGAGAAAATGATACCGGTAAAAGTGTCATCACCCAACAGATCATCTGGGGTGGCCTGAAAGCAGGTATGGATGTGGATATCTATACATCGGAAAATACTGCAAAGAGTTTTCTCAGTCAGATGGATTCGATGAGTCTTGATATCTCTGATTACTTTGCATGGGGACATCTCCGGATTTTTCCCATGCACACCATTGGATTTGAATGGGGTGAAGATGAGATGCACGGAATATTGCGAAGGATCATCACTCACATGCGTGAATCCAAAGCTGATGTTATCATCATTGATTCTCTGACGCTGTTGACAGAATCAACAAATTCTGCAGATTTGCTTGCATTTCTTACTAACTGCAAAACACTGGTTGATACCGAAAAAACAATACTCATCACTCTTCATACATATGCCTTCGAAGAGGACACCCTCGTACGAATTCGTTCAATCTGTGATGCACATCTCATGATGAAACGGGCACTTGTCGGTCAAAAATATGTTATGATAATGGAAGTTGTCAAAATCCGTGGGGCGCGAAAAACTACCGGAAATATTGTTTCATTTGAAGTGCACCCGGGTTTTGGTATGAAGATCATACCAATTTCAATGGCACGGGTGTGA
- a CDS encoding FlaD/FlaE family flagellar protein gives MAINQSQVDHIINSASADDPEVKLQNLQDEVDLLKKSIKKLLIDIRERMNELENPFIVASMQQELPRSVSSPEVPTDDLQEEVQIPEQTTMQPSPAEESGTQSVHEPLNTGSLQQPASLVSERSPSPEFSQLSKDESLLLSLHQKMEELSPAEKNAAPEKVRLQKLHRLFEWTNKMVKKYGHDRLEIMIESYRTMGYISEDSYQQVNDIARLMPESLGESHEISSDEFVSELYVLNRILSPRDSSLDRDMIEVLMDMRAGQVSPEETPGKTKNKMAKDEWIDMLDRI, from the coding sequence ATGGCAATAAATCAATCGCAGGTGGACCACATAATCAATTCGGCCTCTGCTGACGATCCGGAGGTAAAACTGCAGAACCTTCAGGACGAGGTTGATCTTCTTAAAAAATCCATAAAAAAACTGCTCATTGATATCAGGGAACGGATGAACGAACTGGAAAATCCATTCATTGTTGCGTCCATGCAGCAGGAACTGCCTAGAAGCGTTTCTTCTCCTGAAGTACCAACAGATGATTTGCAGGAAGAGGTTCAGATCCCTGAACAAACCACAATGCAGCCATCTCCTGCCGAAGAATCGGGAACCCAGTCTGTTCATGAACCCCTGAATACCGGATCATTGCAGCAGCCAGCCAGTCTGGTTTCAGAAAGATCACCATCTCCGGAGTTTTCACAATTATCAAAGGACGAATCCCTCCTTCTTTCCCTGCATCAGAAAATGGAAGAATTATCTCCGGCAGAAAAAAATGCTGCGCCAGAGAAGGTCCGCCTCCAGAAACTCCATCGCCTGTTTGAATGGACCAATAAGATGGTCAAAAAATATGGACATGACAGACTTGAAATAATGATTGAATCGTATCGTACCATGGGATACATCTCTGAAGATTCATATCAGCAGGTAAACGACATTGCCCGTCTTATGCCGGAAAGTCTGGGAGAGTCCCATGAAATTAGTTCAGATGAATTTGTGTCCGAACTATACGTCCTCAACAGAATTCTTTCTCCAAGGGATTCTTCACTTGACCGTGATATGATTGAAGTTCTGATGGATATGAGAGCAGGACAGGTATCACCGGAAGAAACACCCGGAAAAACAAAAAATAAAATGGCAAAAGATGAATGGATTGACATGCTTGACAGGATATAA
- the cheB gene encoding chemotaxis-specific protein-glutamate methyltransferase CheB gives MLRVLIVDDSVFIRTVLSDLLNRDPEIEVIGTACNGVEALPMIEELKPDILTLDMQMPQMDGIETLKQISHQSYRPKILVLSTLTSRDADLTYTALRLGADDFMLKPRNISKVRGIENELTTKLKQIISISEPQKCTPKSDIPAENLIVIGSSAGGPSMLDQILSNLKGDQNAAFIITQHMPEGFTAALAERLNRICPMPVKETESGDILNNGNVYLSKGGYHTVISRHIDEYGHQGGQITLTKSAPVHAVRPAVDITFSSAAKVFGKNCLSVILSGMGNDAGEGALAIKKAGGSTFAVREEDCLVYGMVRSALKRDCIDKVIPLNRIHREIMQYIAKKE, from the coding sequence ATGCTCAGGGTTCTTATTGTCGATGATTCAGTGTTTATCCGGACTGTTTTATCAGACTTACTCAACCGTGATCCGGAAATAGAAGTGATTGGGACGGCATGCAATGGTGTCGAGGCACTTCCAATGATCGAAGAGCTTAAGCCGGACATATTAACACTGGACATGCAGATGCCCCAGATGGACGGGATCGAAACGCTGAAGCAGATCAGTCATCAGTCATACAGACCAAAAATCCTGGTATTAAGCACCCTCACTTCACGGGATGCTGATCTGACATACACTGCTTTACGCCTGGGCGCTGATGATTTCATGCTGAAACCACGCAATATTTCAAAAGTGCGGGGCATTGAAAACGAATTGACAACAAAGCTGAAACAGATCATCAGTATTTCAGAACCACAGAAATGCACACCAAAATCCGATATTCCCGCAGAAAATCTTATTGTCATTGGTTCATCAGCAGGAGGACCTTCAATGCTGGACCAGATTTTGTCTAATCTGAAGGGAGACCAAAATGCTGCATTTATTATTACACAACATATGCCGGAAGGTTTCACTGCAGCACTTGCAGAGCGGCTCAACAGAATATGTCCGATGCCGGTGAAAGAAACTGAAAGCGGTGACATTCTTAACAATGGTAATGTCTATCTTTCAAAAGGGGGCTACCATACGGTAATCTCCCGCCATATCGATGAATACGGCCACCAAGGTGGACAAATCACGCTTACAAAATCTGCTCCGGTTCACGCTGTCCGTCCGGCAGTCGACATTACCTTTTCATCAGCTGCCAAAGTATTTGGAAAAAACTGTCTGTCCGTTATTCTTAGCGGGATGGGAAATGATGCAGGAGAAGGAGCTCTTGCCATTAAAAAAGCCGGAGGCAGTACCTTTGCTGTCCGGGAAGAAGATTGTCTGGTGTATGGCATGGTCAGATCTGCATTGAAGAGAGATTGTATAGACAAAGTCATCCCGCTCAACAGAATACACCGTGAGATTATGCAATACATCGCAAAGAAGGAATAA
- a CDS encoding archaellin/type IV pilin N-terminal domain-containing protein — protein sequence MKQVIVKEEGFTGLEAAIVLIAFVVVAAAFSYVVLGAGFYTTQKSQEVVYTSVEMASSNLEVIGDVYGLAATPASGVDTIRFTVGLSAGGSPVDFSTVQIVFATSDTVKILDNETDLTAAVATGNWNISNGATTSDYLLEGQDKFTILAMPDSTLSANEEFNLEIRPSVGASFGLKRTIPAKVNSVNLLY from the coding sequence TTGAAGCAAGTTATCGTTAAAGAAGAAGGATTTACCGGCCTTGAGGCGGCAATTGTCTTAATCGCATTTGTTGTGGTTGCTGCAGCATTCTCATACGTGGTGCTGGGCGCCGGGTTTTATACCACACAGAAATCCCAGGAAGTTGTCTATACCAGTGTTGAGATGGCATCATCCAACCTGGAAGTCATTGGCGATGTGTATGGTCTCGCTGCAACTCCCGCAAGTGGTGTTGACACCATCCGCTTTACTGTCGGCCTGTCTGCTGGTGGATCACCCGTTGATTTCTCAACCGTCCAGATAGTATTTGCAACCAGCGATACTGTTAAAATTCTGGATAACGAAACCGATTTGACAGCAGCTGTAGCAACAGGAAACTGGAATATTTCTAATGGTGCTACAACCAGTGATTACTTACTAGAAGGTCAGGACAAATTTACCATTCTTGCCATGCCAGACAGTACACTCAGTGCAAACGAGGAATTCAATCTTGAGATCCGTCCGTCTGTAGGTGCATCGTTCGGTCTGAAAAGAACCATTCCCGCAAAGGTAAATTCGGTAAATCTACTCTATTAA